A single window of Anopheles moucheti chromosome 2, idAnoMoucSN_F20_07, whole genome shotgun sequence DNA harbors:
- the LOC128301623 gene encoding tRNA (guanine(10)-N2)-methyltransferase homolog, with protein MSGAMKKYVLWFAQEHVDFRQAEIASLMRIWNIQMDTSADHNPERPFWVVGMANDDAARKLAARSMSLRCIFELWAHSHQGLTNFHATLNDYIETNRKSLASHFAAKNSFKITVETYNKHFSQKEKVAKIETMQYLPVEGPVNLKTPDIHYWYIEFWGLDPMNVPEQPHDVLFGRWIADGKRDMINEISLKHRKFIGNTSMDPQLSLLMANQGLVRSGDLVLDPFAGSGSLLVAAAKFGAYVIGADIDYMIVHGISKPTRVNQKVRERDESIYANLQQYSCGGLFVDVLIADFSRSIWAENMVFDSIITDPPYGIREATERIEFKAQRKTTVMTEDAVHYPSTSPYQLCQMYKDLLQFSARHLKLGGRLVCWFPMLRKDQDSDVVPRHKCLQLVANSEQPLSGYSSRRLLTYEKVSDSESELNAFEMPDTVVENFRQRYLTQLAEDNGTRKERRLALREVGRKEAKKRGKQQQPDGKWRYTQETPDAN; from the exons ATGAGTGGTGCAATGAAAAAATACGTCCTTTGGTTTGCCCAAGAGCACGTAGACTTCCGGCAGGCG GAAATTGCTTCCTTGATGCGTATATGGAACATTCAAATGGATACATCGGCTGATCATAATCCGGAACGACCGTTCTGGGTAGTGGGAATGGCAAACGACGATGCAGCCCGTAAGCTGGCCGCCCGGTCAATGTCGCTGCGATGCATTTTTGAACTGTGGGCACATTCGCACCAGGGTTTAACAAACTTCCACGCTACACTTAACGACTACATCGAAACAAACCGCAAATCACTTGCGAGTCATTTCGCTGCAAAGAACTCATTTAAGATAACCGTAGAAACGTACAACAAACACTTCAGCCAGAAGGAAAAGGTCGCTAAAATCGAAACCATGCAGTATCTCCCGGTGGAAGGGCCTGTAAATCTGAAGACGCCGGATATACATTACTGGTATATTGAGTTTTGGGGATTGGATCCAATGAATGTACCGGAACAACCGCACGATGTTCTGTTCGGTCGCTGGATAGCGGATGGGAAGCGTGATATGATAAATGAGATATCGCTAAAGCATCGTAAATTCATCGGAAACACCTCAATGGACCCGCAACTGTCATTGCTGATGGCAAATCAAGGACTCGTTCGGAGCGGTGATTTGGTGTTGGATCCGTTTGCGGGATCCGGTTCGCTTCTCGTTGCCGCGGCAAAGTTTGGCGCATACGTAATCGGAGCCGACATCGATTACATGATCGTACATGGGATATCGAAGCCAACACGAGTAAATCAGAAGGTCAGAGAGCGAGATGAGAGCATCTATGCTAACCTGCAGCAGTACAGTTGCGGAGGATTGTTCGTTGATGTACTAATAGCGGACTTTTCACGAAGCATCTGGGCAGAAAATATGGTCTTTGACAGTATTATCACAGATC CTCCCTACGGCATTCGTGAGGCAACGGAGAGAATTGAATTTAAGGCTCAGCGTAAAACGACTGTGATGACAGAGGATGCAGTACACTATCCATCTACTTCACCGTATCAGCTGTGTCAGATGTATAAGGATTTGCTACAATTTTCCGCTCGTCACCTAAAGCTTGGTGGTCGGCTGGTTTGCTGGTTTCCTATGTTGAG AAAGGATCAAGATTCTGACGTAGTGCCTCGTCACAAGTGCCTGCAGTTGGTAGCCAATTCCGAACAACCACTGTCGGGGTACAGTTCCCGACGATTGTTAACATATGAGAAGGTATCCGACAGCGAATCAGAACTCAATGCATTCGAAATGCCAGATacagtggtggaaaattttcgCCAGCGCTACCTCACCCAGCTGGCTGAGGATAATGGAACGCGTAAAGAGCGGCGTCTAGCGTTGCGTGAGGTGGGTCGAAAGGAGGCAAAGAAACGaggaaaacaacagcaaccggaTGGGAAATGGCGCTACACGCAAGAAACACCAGATGCAAATTAG